In a genomic window of Streptomyces sp. BHT-5-2:
- a CDS encoding hydrogenase expression protein HypE, whose amino-acid sequence MDAAPATATGGSSSPAAKDEEPPIHVLWINAGLSCDGDSVALTAATQPSIEEIALSVLPGLPKVQVHWPLIDFECGPVQGADTFIEWFFKGERGEIDPFVLVVEGSVPNEAIKPEGYWCGFGDDPATGQPITTSEWIDRLAPKALAVVAIGTCATYGGIHAMAGNPTGAMGVPDYLGWDWKSKAGIPIVCVPGCPIKPDNFAETLVYLLYQAAGAAPMIPLDEQLRPTWLFGETVHEGCDRAGYFEQGEFATAYDSPTCLVKVGCWGPVVKCNVPKRGWMDGIGGCPNVGGICIACTMPGFPDKFMPFMDEPPGAKLSSTASSAYGTVVRRLRDITARTVDHEPRWRHRGEKLTTGYRRPW is encoded by the coding sequence ATGGATGCCGCACCCGCCACCGCGACCGGGGGCTCGTCGTCGCCCGCCGCGAAGGACGAAGAGCCCCCGATCCACGTCCTCTGGATCAATGCCGGTCTGAGCTGCGACGGCGACTCGGTGGCGCTGACCGCAGCGACCCAGCCGAGCATCGAGGAGATCGCGCTCAGCGTGCTCCCGGGCCTGCCCAAGGTCCAGGTCCACTGGCCGCTCATCGACTTCGAATGCGGCCCGGTGCAGGGTGCCGACACCTTCATCGAGTGGTTCTTCAAGGGCGAACGCGGCGAGATCGACCCGTTCGTGCTGGTCGTCGAGGGGTCCGTCCCCAACGAGGCGATCAAGCCCGAGGGTTACTGGTGCGGCTTCGGCGACGACCCGGCCACCGGGCAGCCGATCACCACCAGCGAGTGGATCGACCGGCTGGCGCCCAAGGCACTGGCCGTCGTCGCCATCGGCACCTGTGCCACCTACGGAGGCATCCACGCCATGGCCGGCAACCCCACCGGTGCCATGGGCGTGCCCGACTACCTGGGCTGGGACTGGAAGTCCAAGGCGGGCATCCCGATCGTGTGCGTCCCGGGCTGCCCGATCAAGCCGGACAACTTCGCCGAGACGCTGGTCTATCTGCTCTACCAGGCGGCCGGCGCGGCCCCGATGATCCCGCTGGACGAGCAGCTGCGGCCCACCTGGCTCTTCGGCGAGACCGTGCACGAGGGCTGCGACCGGGCCGGCTACTTCGAACAGGGCGAGTTCGCCACCGCTTACGACTCGCCCACGTGTCTGGTGAAGGTCGGTTGCTGGGGTCCCGTGGTCAAATGCAATGTGCCCAAGCGGGGCTGGATGGACGGCATCGGCGGCTGTCCGAACGTCGGCGGGATCTGCATCGCCTGCACCATGCCCGGCTTCCCCGACAAGTTCATGCCGTTCATGGACGAGCCGCCGGGCGCCAAGCTCTCCAGCACCGCCAGTTCCGCGTACGGCACCGTCGTCCGCCGACTGCGCGACATCACGGCCCGCACCGTCGACCACGAACCCCGGTGGCGGCACCGCGGCGAGAAGCTGACCACCGGCTACCGCCGCCCCTGGTGA
- a CDS encoding DUF6893 family small protein, with the protein MLKFVLGGALAAALALALRNLPDLKRYLRMRSM; encoded by the coding sequence ATGCTGAAGTTCGTCCTCGGCGGCGCCCTGGCCGCCGCCCTCGCCCTCGCCCTGCGCAACCTGCCCGACCTCAAGCGCTATCTGCGGATGCGTTCCATGTGA
- a CDS encoding DUF4232 domain-containing protein, with amino-acid sequence MSLTTKTLGRGRRVAAGSLIAVTALTLSACQNGTDSASSSHSSSAAAPATSGANGAPSNGGGGPQSAGNAPRPSGVAKPSAGRSGVPNASQANPSTMTASDRCTADNMSLRLGRTDIGAGNIRVPLVFTNKGKKACSLRGFPGVSLIQRDGSAVGTPASREGAGGGSVRLQPGQSAHAVLHTVNEGVSDIPCWKNSQIVFVYPPGSKESMTTNSGGLRVCGGTFTVTTVETGVPS; translated from the coding sequence ATGTCGCTCACCACCAAGACCCTCGGCCGCGGCCGCCGGGTCGCCGCCGGATCGCTCATCGCCGTCACGGCGCTGACGCTCTCCGCCTGCCAGAACGGCACGGACAGCGCCTCGTCGTCCCACTCCTCGTCGGCCGCCGCGCCCGCCACCTCCGGCGCCAACGGCGCGCCGTCGAACGGTGGCGGCGGCCCGCAGTCGGCGGGGAACGCCCCGCGGCCGTCCGGCGTCGCCAAGCCCTCCGCCGGCCGTTCCGGCGTGCCCAACGCCAGTCAGGCCAACCCCTCGACCATGACCGCCTCGGACCGCTGCACCGCGGACAACATGTCGCTGCGCCTGGGCCGCACCGACATCGGCGCGGGCAACATCCGGGTGCCGCTGGTCTTCACCAACAAGGGCAAGAAGGCGTGCTCGCTGCGCGGCTTCCCCGGTGTCTCGCTGATCCAGCGCGACGGCTCGGCGGTCGGCACGCCCGCCTCCCGCGAGGGCGCGGGCGGCGGCAGCGTGCGGCTGCAGCCCGGACAGAGCGCGCACGCCGTGCTGCACACCGTCAACGAGGGCGTCTCCGACATCCCGTGCTGGAAGAACTCGCAGATCGTCTTCGTCTACCCGCCCGGCTCCAAGGAGTCGATGACCACCAACAGCGGCGGGCTGCGGGTGTGCGGCGGCACCTTCACCGTCACCACCGTGGAGACCGGGGTGCCGTCCTGA
- a CDS encoding FCD domain-containing protein, translated as MALRTALVDAAHNPVLTDLFGQFAPALRQGLIVLVPLLGLRDDDPHHGDARHAVLVDAVAAGDADTASTLLPSELAETRGPLLTERGGASGG; from the coding sequence ATCGCCCTGCGCACGGCGCTGGTGGACGCCGCTCACAATCCCGTACTGACCGACCTTTTCGGCCAGTTCGCCCCTGCCCTGCGCCAGGGGCTGATCGTCCTCGTTCCACTGCTCGGCCTGCGCGACGACGATCCCCACCACGGCGACGCCCGCCATGCCGTCCTCGTCGACGCGGTGGCCGCCGGCGACGCCGACACCGCGAGCACGCTCCTCCCGTCGGAACTGGCGGAGACGCGCGGGCCGTTGCTGACGGAGCGGGGTGGCGCGTCGGGGGGATGA
- a CDS encoding alpha-isopropylmalate synthase regulatory domain-containing protein: MGVVPRQLSRPGRGRSADPRCPEHRRAVTGRAPGPLRTGRGGEPADVRGAGNGPLAAFADALAAAGHRVDITAYAEHATATGPDSAAVAYVRCRIGRDTYWGAGQDTSVRTASVRAVPAAVNRAARRWRPRIRPAARRSAAPAGGRATPPHNGRKSPLACNHWVNRSVSVTPDGGISVECGPPIRPRSATASPASTPGERPCARTRGMGPGPGTSGAEAAFRGRWAGRLKRPNLVVPRPQPRRFLRAWAAHRSSGWSHRPPGQRRTGRAASLAGC, from the coding sequence GTGGGAGTCGTTCCGCGCCAGCTATCTCGACCCGGGCGCGGACGGTCCGCTGACCCTCGGTGCCCGGAGCATCGGCGAGCCGTCACCGGGCGAGCACCTGGTCCGCTGCGGACTGGGCGCGGAGGAGAGCCTGCGGACGTACGAGGGGCGGGCAACGGCCCGCTGGCCGCGTTCGCCGACGCCCTGGCAGCGGCCGGCCACCGGGTGGACATCACCGCCTACGCCGAACACGCCACCGCCACCGGGCCGGACAGCGCAGCCGTCGCCTACGTCCGCTGCCGGATCGGCCGGGACACCTACTGGGGCGCGGGCCAGGACACCTCCGTGCGGACCGCGTCGGTGCGGGCCGTGCCGGCGGCGGTCAACCGGGCGGCGCGGCGGTGGCGCCCCCGGATCCGCCCGGCCGCCCGCCGCTCCGCAGCACCGGCGGGCGGCCGGGCAACCCCACCGCACAACGGCCGAAAATCGCCGCTGGCGTGCAACCACTGGGTCAACAGAAGCGTCTCCGTTACGCCCGATGGTGGGATTTCGGTCGAGTGCGGGCCCCCGATCCGACCCCGGAGCGCAACGGCTTCCCCTGCATCGACGCCCGGGGAACGGCCCTGCGCACGTACCAGGGGCATGGGCCCGGGGCCTGGGACATCCGGGGCGGAAGCAGCCTTCCGGGGCCGGTGGGCAGGACGGCTGAAACGGCCGAACCTCGTAGTGCCGCGTCCGCAACCGCGGAGATTTCTGCGAGCCTGGGCGGCACACCGGAGTTCCGGCTGGTCACACAGGCCGCCGGGGCAGCGTCGCACCGGGCGCGCGGCCTCGTTAGCGGGGTGTTAG
- a CDS encoding hydrogenase maturation nickel metallochaperone HypA: MHEMSIALAVVDQVESAVRPAGATAVRSVRLEIGELAGVVPDALAFSFQLACEGTVLAGAELLTEPIQARARCGSCDDTWPTGMPPCLSCPGCGGAGVELLSGRELRIADVSWHDDAPVPTPTHEER, from the coding sequence ATGCACGAGATGTCCATCGCGCTGGCGGTCGTCGACCAGGTGGAGAGCGCGGTCCGGCCGGCCGGCGCGACCGCGGTCCGCAGCGTCCGCCTGGAGATCGGCGAACTGGCCGGCGTGGTCCCCGACGCCCTGGCCTTCTCCTTCCAACTCGCCTGCGAGGGAACGGTGCTGGCCGGTGCCGAGCTGCTCACCGAACCCATCCAGGCCCGCGCCCGCTGTGGATCCTGCGACGACACCTGGCCGACCGGCATGCCGCCGTGCCTGAGCTGCCCCGGGTGCGGCGGGGCGGGCGTCGAGCTGCTCTCCGGCCGCGAACTGCGGATCGCTGACGTCAGCTGGCACGACGACGCCCCGGTACCCACACCGACGCACGAGGAGCGCTGA
- a CDS encoding MFS transporter, translating into MTRTMTDQLPVRTTDSAATPPLPRPPEGGHRRPRAGIVPVLAFAGIVVAVMQTLLVPVIKDLPTLLGTAPSNATWVMTATLLAGAVATPIMGRLGDLHGKRRMLLASLGIMVVGSLICGFTSQLIVMIVGRALQGFAMGAIPLGIGLMRDALPRERLGSAMALMSSSIGVGGGLALPFAALVAQHTDWHALFFTSAALGVLSMLLTLLVVPESSVRAPGRFDVAGALGLSAGLVALLLPITKGSDWGWGSPLVLGLFGAAAVILVLWGLMELRIADPLVDLRTSARREVLLTNLASITVGVAFYAISLVLPQLLQLPTSTGYGLGRSMVVAGLCVAPLGLTMMFVAPVYARIAARRGPKTSLLLGMLVIGIGYGGGLGLMQAPWQTVIIAVVVGAGIGLAYSSLPALIVGAVDPSETGAANGLNTLMRSIGTSVSSAVIGMVLAHMSEPLGPVEVPTMAGFRVSFLIATAAVALGVLVAAFLPSQRKAPPARETTAGQEPSAARHARGEGQGAAADGTTGQATATDAAIPALPDAPAAAGFRGRVVDAAGEPVPGATVTLIDRHGRQAGVTTAAADGGYALAVPAAGTYVLTGAAPGHTPRAVSATCAGAATVAEARLVLTPAGSRLAGTLRGGPDGTALADASVVVTDAHGDVVTRTTTDADGRWKTARLPDGDFTLVLSAPGHQPEARSVQLTGGGGAAGRRAEGLHEVRLRPTATVRGTVRGPDGRPLAEAAVTLLEDGTVTGHMVTGPDGAYAFPDLTGRQYTLSVAGYPPHAAPISLTRGADARLDLDLAQPGGGTGR; encoded by the coding sequence ATGACCCGGACGATGACGGACCAACTCCCCGTGAGGACGACGGATTCCGCCGCCACGCCACCGCTGCCCCGGCCTCCCGAGGGCGGCCACCGCAGACCGCGCGCCGGCATCGTCCCCGTCCTCGCCTTCGCCGGCATCGTCGTCGCGGTGATGCAGACGCTGCTCGTGCCGGTCATCAAGGACCTGCCGACCCTCCTCGGCACCGCGCCCAGCAACGCCACCTGGGTCATGACCGCCACCCTCCTCGCCGGTGCCGTCGCCACCCCCATCATGGGCCGCCTCGGCGACCTCCACGGCAAGCGGCGGATGCTGCTGGCCAGCCTCGGCATCATGGTCGTCGGCTCGCTGATCTGCGGTTTCACCAGCCAGCTGATCGTCATGATCGTCGGTCGGGCGCTGCAGGGCTTCGCGATGGGCGCGATACCCCTCGGCATCGGTCTGATGCGCGACGCACTGCCCAGGGAGCGGCTCGGCTCGGCCATGGCCCTGATGAGCTCCTCGATAGGCGTCGGCGGCGGACTCGCGCTGCCCTTCGCCGCCCTGGTCGCCCAACACACCGACTGGCACGCGCTGTTCTTCACCTCCGCCGCGCTGGGGGTGCTGTCGATGCTGCTCACGCTGCTCGTCGTCCCGGAGAGCTCGGTGCGGGCGCCCGGCCGCTTCGACGTCGCAGGCGCCCTGGGGCTGTCCGCCGGCCTCGTCGCCCTGCTGCTGCCGATCACCAAGGGCAGCGACTGGGGCTGGGGATCGCCCCTCGTGCTCGGCCTGTTCGGGGCGGCGGCGGTGATCCTGGTGCTGTGGGGCCTGATGGAGCTGCGGATCGCCGACCCGCTGGTCGATCTGCGCACCAGCGCGCGGCGCGAGGTGCTGCTCACCAACCTCGCCTCCATCACGGTCGGGGTGGCGTTCTACGCCATCTCGCTGGTGCTGCCGCAGCTGCTCCAACTGCCCACGTCGACCGGGTACGGCCTCGGCCGGTCGATGGTGGTGGCCGGGCTCTGCGTGGCGCCGCTGGGGCTGACGATGATGTTCGTCGCGCCGGTGTACGCGCGGATCGCCGCTCGCCGCGGCCCCAAGACCTCGTTGCTGCTGGGCATGCTGGTCATCGGGATCGGCTACGGCGGCGGGCTCGGCCTGATGCAGGCCCCCTGGCAGACCGTCATCATCGCGGTGGTGGTCGGCGCCGGCATCGGCCTGGCGTACTCCTCGCTCCCGGCGCTGATCGTCGGCGCCGTCGACCCGTCCGAGACCGGCGCGGCCAACGGGCTGAACACCCTGATGCGGTCGATCGGCACCTCCGTGTCCAGCGCCGTGATCGGCATGGTGCTGGCCCATATGTCCGAGCCGCTGGGGCCGGTCGAGGTGCCTACGATGGCCGGGTTCCGGGTCTCGTTCCTGATCGCCACCGCCGCCGTCGCCCTCGGCGTGCTGGTGGCGGCCTTCCTGCCGTCCCAACGGAAGGCGCCCCCGGCGCGGGAGACAACGGCGGGACAGGAGCCGTCGGCGGCGCGGCACGCGCGAGGTGAGGGGCAGGGCGCCGCGGCCGACGGGACAACCGGTCAGGCCACCGCCACCGACGCCGCCATCCCGGCCCTGCCGGACGCCCCTGCCGCAGCGGGATTCCGCGGGCGGGTCGTGGACGCCGCCGGCGAACCGGTGCCGGGCGCCACGGTCACGCTGATCGACCGGCACGGCCGCCAGGCCGGTGTCACCACGGCCGCCGCCGACGGCGGCTACGCGCTCGCCGTCCCGGCCGCCGGCACCTACGTCCTCACCGGCGCCGCCCCCGGCCACACCCCGCGGGCCGTCTCGGCCACCTGCGCCGGTGCGGCCACGGTGGCCGAGGCGCGGCTCGTCCTGACGCCCGCCGGCAGCCGCCTGGCCGGCACCCTGCGCGGTGGCCCGGACGGGACGGCGCTGGCCGACGCGAGCGTCGTGGTCACCGACGCCCACGGCGACGTGGTGACCCGCACGACGACCGACGCCGACGGACGCTGGAAGACAGCCCGGCTGCCGGACGGCGACTTCACCCTCGTCCTCAGCGCTCCCGGGCACCAACCGGAGGCCCGTTCGGTCCAGTTGACCGGCGGGGGAGGGGCTGCGGGGCGGAGGGCCGAGGGACTGCACGAGGTGCGGTTGCGACCCACCGCCACCGTGCGCGGTACGGTCCGCGGTCCGGACGGCCGCCCGCTGGCCGAGGCCGCCGTGACCCTGCTGGAGGACGGAACGGTCACCGGCCACATGGTCACCGGACCGGACGGCGCCTATGCCTTCCCGGACTTGACGGGCCGTCAATACACCCTGTCGGTGGCCGGCTATCCGCCGCACGCGGCACCGATATCCCTGACGAGGGGCGCGGACGCACGACTGGATCTCGACCTGGCCCAGCCGGGCGGGGGCACGGGGCGCTGA
- a CDS encoding DUF5947 family protein, whose translation MSARPTAAHRGLRRFRAPAPPPPERCELCGTELVGRHRHLVDTRNRGLACACPPCALLFERPGAGAGQFRTVPDRCLTDPGHRLDEAIWDRLRIPVGVAFLLDNSALGRVVALYPSPAGATESELDPAAWQSVRDATRLAGLLAPDVEALLLHRDDGRTDCHLIPVDLAYELTGRLRLLWRGFDGGAEARAALADFFTEIARRAREPREEAHRP comes from the coding sequence GTGAGCGCCCGGCCGACCGCCGCCCACCGCGGCCTGCGCCGCTTCCGGGCCCCCGCGCCCCCGCCGCCCGAACGCTGCGAACTGTGCGGTACCGAACTCGTCGGCCGGCACCGGCACCTGGTCGACACCAGGAACCGCGGCCTGGCCTGCGCCTGCCCGCCCTGCGCGCTGCTCTTCGAGCGGCCCGGTGCCGGCGCCGGACAGTTCCGCACCGTCCCCGACCGCTGTCTGACCGACCCCGGCCACCGCCTCGACGAAGCGATCTGGGACCGGCTGCGGATCCCCGTCGGCGTCGCCTTCCTGCTGGACAACTCCGCGCTCGGCCGGGTGGTGGCGCTCTACCCCAGCCCGGCCGGCGCCACCGAGAGCGAACTCGACCCGGCCGCCTGGCAGTCCGTCCGCGACGCCACCCGCCTGGCCGGGCTGCTCGCCCCCGACGTCGAGGCCCTGCTGCTGCACCGCGACGACGGCCGCACCGACTGCCACCTCATCCCGGTCGACCTCGCCTACGAACTCACCGGCCGGCTGCGGCTGTTGTGGCGCGGCTTCGACGGCGGCGCCGAAGCGCGCGCCGCCCTCGCGGACTTCTTCACCGAGATCGCCCGCCGCGCCCGGGAACCCCGGGAGGAGGCCCACCGTCCGTGA
- a CDS encoding nickel-dependent hydrogenase large subunit, giving the protein MAAKTKTAGGGNGLTEMSWDPITRIVGSLGIHTKIDFKQKRVAECYSTSSVFRGYSVFMRGKDPRDAHFITSRICGICGDNHATCSVYTQNMAYGVKPPHLGEWIINLGESAEYMFDHNIFQENLVGVDYCEKMVRETNPGVWELAQRTEAPHAGEHGYRTIADIMTSLNPIEGEFYREALQVSRYTREMFCLMEGRHVHPSTLYPGGVGTVASVQLFTDYLSRLMRYVEFMKRVVPLHDDLFDFFYEALPGYEEVGRRRVLLGCWGALNDPEHCDFTYRNMTDWGRRMFVTPGVIVDGKLVTNDLTEINLGIRILLGSSYYQDWEGQEKFVTHDPLGNPVDARHPWNQHTIPAPQKRDFDDKYSWVMSPRWFDGKEHLALDTGGGPIARLWSTALSGLVDTPYVKATGNSVVIDLPRSMTRPEARFEWKIPKWSNALERNRARTYFQAYAAAMALHFAEQGLEEVRAGRTQTWEKFEVPDESIGCGFTEAVRGVLSHHMVIRDGKIANYHPYPPTPWNASTRDSYGTPGPYEDAVQNTPIFEENTPENFKGIDIMRAVRSFDPCLPCGVHMYGGGRTLKTLHVPTGLSGLAG; this is encoded by the coding sequence ATGGCAGCGAAGACCAAGACGGCCGGGGGCGGCAACGGTCTGACGGAGATGTCCTGGGACCCGATCACCCGGATCGTGGGCAGTCTGGGCATCCACACCAAGATCGACTTCAAGCAGAAGCGGGTCGCCGAGTGCTACAGCACCTCGTCCGTCTTCCGCGGCTACAGCGTCTTCATGCGCGGCAAGGACCCGCGCGACGCCCACTTCATCACCAGTCGGATCTGCGGTATCTGCGGCGACAACCACGCCACCTGCTCCGTCTACACCCAGAACATGGCCTACGGGGTGAAGCCCCCGCACCTCGGCGAGTGGATCATCAACCTCGGCGAGTCCGCGGAGTACATGTTCGACCACAACATCTTCCAGGAGAACCTGGTCGGGGTCGACTACTGCGAGAAGATGGTCCGCGAGACCAACCCGGGCGTCTGGGAACTGGCGCAGCGCACCGAGGCCCCGCACGCCGGCGAGCACGGCTACCGCACCATCGCCGACATCATGACCTCCCTCAACCCCATCGAGGGCGAGTTCTACCGCGAGGCGCTCCAGGTCAGCCGCTACACCCGGGAGATGTTCTGTCTCATGGAGGGCCGCCATGTGCACCCCTCCACGCTCTACCCGGGCGGCGTCGGCACCGTCGCCAGCGTCCAGCTCTTCACCGACTACCTGAGCCGGCTGATGCGCTACGTGGAGTTCATGAAGCGCGTGGTGCCGCTCCACGACGACCTCTTCGACTTCTTCTACGAGGCGCTGCCCGGATACGAGGAGGTCGGCCGACGGCGGGTGCTGCTCGGCTGCTGGGGCGCCCTCAACGACCCCGAGCACTGCGACTTCACCTACCGCAACATGACGGACTGGGGCCGGCGGATGTTCGTCACCCCGGGCGTCATCGTCGACGGCAAGCTCGTCACCAACGACCTCACCGAGATCAACCTCGGCATCCGCATCCTGCTCGGCAGCTCCTACTACCAGGACTGGGAGGGCCAGGAGAAGTTCGTCACCCACGACCCGCTCGGCAACCCCGTCGACGCCCGCCACCCCTGGAACCAGCACACCATCCCCGCCCCGCAGAAGCGGGACTTCGACGACAAGTACAGCTGGGTGATGTCGCCGCGCTGGTTCGACGGCAAGGAGCACCTGGCCCTGGACACCGGCGGCGGGCCGATCGCCCGCCTGTGGTCCACCGCCCTCTCCGGCCTCGTGGACACCCCCTACGTCAAGGCCACCGGCAACAGCGTCGTCATCGACCTGCCGCGCAGCATGACCCGGCCCGAGGCCCGCTTCGAGTGGAAGATCCCGAAGTGGAGCAACGCCCTGGAACGCAACCGCGCCCGCACCTACTTCCAGGCGTACGCGGCGGCCATGGCGTTGCACTTCGCCGAGCAGGGACTGGAGGAGGTCCGCGCCGGACGCACCCAGACCTGGGAGAAGTTCGAGGTGCCCGACGAGTCCATCGGCTGCGGCTTCACCGAGGCGGTGCGCGGCGTCCTCTCGCACCACATGGTCATCCGCGACGGGAAGATCGCCAACTACCACCCGTACCCGCCGACCCCGTGGAACGCCAGCACCCGCGACTCCTACGGCACCCCCGGCCCCTACGAGGACGCCGTCCAGAACACCCCGATCTTCGAGGAGAACACCCCGGAGAACTTCAAGGGCATCGACATCATGCGGGCGGTGCGCAGCTTCGACCCGTGCCTGCCCTGCGGCGTCCACATGTACGGCGGCGGCCGGACCCTGAAAACCCTGCACGTCCCCACCGGGCTGAGCGGGCTGGCCGGATGA
- a CDS encoding hydrogenase maturation protease yields the protein MSLPPGPTLIAGVGNVFLGDDGFGVETVRVLGEHPLPDGVELVDAGVRGVHLAHRMLDGYAAVLLVDAAARGGEPGSLYLLDATDPADAAARPGSTPIDAHHMTPDAVLALLDTLSAGTGAHRPERVLVVGCEPADTTEGMGLSAPVAAAVDEAVRLVLRLVGADEPEPAAAGPPPATSERNATPC from the coding sequence GTGTCTCTCCCACCCGGCCCCACCCTGATTGCCGGCGTCGGCAACGTCTTCCTCGGTGACGACGGCTTCGGCGTCGAGACCGTTCGCGTGCTCGGGGAGCACCCCCTGCCCGACGGCGTGGAACTGGTCGACGCCGGCGTCCGCGGCGTCCACCTCGCCCACCGGATGCTGGACGGCTATGCGGCGGTGCTGCTGGTGGACGCCGCGGCGCGCGGCGGCGAGCCCGGCTCGCTCTACCTCCTCGACGCCACCGACCCCGCCGACGCCGCCGCCCGCCCCGGCAGCACGCCGATCGACGCCCACCACATGACCCCGGACGCCGTCCTGGCGCTGCTGGACACGCTCAGCGCCGGCACCGGAGCCCACCGCCCGGAACGCGTCCTGGTCGTCGGCTGCGAACCCGCCGACACCACCGAGGGCATGGGCCTGAGCGCACCCGTCGCCGCCGCCGTCGACGAGGCCGTCCGGCTCGTGCTGCGGCTGGTCGGCGCGGACGAACCCGAGCCGGCCGCCGCCGGCCCGCCCCCCGCCACCAGTGAGAGGAATGCGACACCATGCTGA
- the hypB gene encoding hydrogenase nickel incorporation protein HypB yields the protein MCRVLDLQQAVLAKNDACAHTLREELAARGTAVVNLLSSPGSGKTALLERELTLARERGVPVAALTADLATENDAVRLGRSGVPVKQVLTDGLCHLEAEMLGGHLDGWLPTDTRLLFVENVGNLVCPASYDLGETLRVVLASVTEGEDKPLKYPTAFGLAHLVLITKSDIAAAVDFDEAAFRGNVERVNPGAEVVRTSVRGREGIGALLDRALAARESGPAHIPVMTRQSHHVHDGPAHRAGDRGTVGSSRS from the coding sequence ATGTGCCGTGTTCTTGACCTGCAGCAGGCGGTGCTCGCCAAGAACGACGCCTGCGCCCACACCCTGCGCGAGGAGCTGGCGGCCCGCGGCACCGCGGTCGTCAACCTGCTCTCCAGCCCCGGCAGCGGCAAGACCGCCCTGCTGGAACGGGAGTTGACACTGGCACGGGAGCGCGGAGTGCCGGTCGCGGCGCTCACCGCCGACCTGGCCACCGAGAACGACGCGGTGCGGCTGGGCCGCTCCGGAGTCCCCGTCAAACAGGTGCTCACCGACGGGCTGTGCCACCTGGAGGCCGAGATGCTCGGCGGGCACCTGGACGGCTGGCTCCCCACCGACACCCGGCTGCTGTTCGTCGAGAACGTCGGGAACCTCGTCTGCCCGGCCTCCTACGACCTGGGGGAGACCCTGCGGGTGGTGCTCGCCTCGGTGACCGAAGGCGAGGACAAACCGCTGAAGTACCCCACCGCGTTCGGACTGGCCCACCTGGTCCTGATCACCAAGTCCGACATCGCCGCGGCGGTGGACTTCGACGAGGCGGCGTTCCGCGGCAACGTGGAACGGGTCAACCCCGGCGCCGAGGTCGTCCGCACTTCGGTCCGCGGCCGCGAGGGCATCGGCGCGCTGCTGGACCGGGCGCTGGCGGCCCGGGAGAGCGGGCCGGCCCACATCCCGGTGATGACCCGTCAGTCGCACCACGTCCACGACGGCCCGGCGCACCGGGCCGGCGACCGCGGCACGGTGGGGTCGAGCCGCTCATGA
- a CDS encoding DUF6084 family protein, with translation MTELSFVCTGVRADRYAAAPTLLFRLRITAAAQTRVHALALRCQLRIEPARRDYDPEEAAALADLFGARSRWGSTLKPLQFAQVSLVVPGFTGETEVDLPVPCSYDLEVAAGRYLHALRDGEVPLLLLFSGTVFAGPGGFQVFPVPWHKEAECRLPTAVWREMTDTHFPGCGWLRLPRETLDALLAFRSRHALPSWEATVRALLTAADGAGPATRGFPAVARPTTERTAP, from the coding sequence GTGACCGAGCTGTCCTTCGTCTGCACCGGCGTCCGCGCCGACCGCTACGCCGCCGCCCCCACCCTCCTGTTCCGCCTGCGGATCACCGCCGCGGCACAGACCCGGGTGCACGCCCTGGCCCTCCGCTGCCAACTGCGCATCGAACCGGCCCGGCGCGACTACGACCCCGAGGAGGCCGCCGCACTGGCCGACCTCTTCGGCGCCCGGTCCCGCTGGGGCAGCACCCTCAAACCCCTGCAGTTCGCCCAGGTCTCCCTCGTCGTCCCCGGCTTCACCGGCGAGACCGAGGTGGACCTGCCGGTGCCGTGCAGCTACGACCTGGAGGTGGCCGCCGGCCGCTACCTCCACGCGCTGCGCGACGGCGAGGTGCCGCTGCTGCTGCTCTTCTCCGGCACCGTCTTCGCCGGCCCGGGCGGCTTCCAGGTCTTCCCGGTGCCCTGGCACAAGGAGGCCGAGTGCCGGCTCCCGACCGCCGTGTGGCGGGAGATGACCGACACCCACTTCCCCGGCTGCGGCTGGCTGAGGCTCCCGCGGGAGACCCTGGACGCCCTGCTGGCGTTCCGCTCCCGGCACGCCCTGCCGTCCTGGGAGGCCACCGTCCGGGCGCTGCTGACCGCCGCGGACGGCGCCGGACCCGCCACCCGGGGCTTCCCCGCCGTCGCCCGCCCCACCACCGAGAGGACCGCACCGTGA